The proteins below come from a single Azospirillum thiophilum genomic window:
- the hslV gene encoding ATP-dependent protease subunit HslV: protein MTYQASNPHDPIQWHGTTILSVRKNGQVVIAGDGQVSVGQTVMKANARKVRWLAGGTVMAGFAGATADALTLFERLEGKLEQYPGQLTRACVEMAKDWRTDRYLRRLEAMMAVADKSVSLVLTGNGDVLEPEDGLIGIGSGGSYALSAARALIDIDGMDAEAVARKAMRIAAGICVYTNENVTLERL from the coding sequence ATGACCTACCAAGCGTCCAATCCCCATGATCCCATCCAATGGCATGGCACCACCATCCTGTCCGTGCGCAAGAACGGTCAGGTGGTGATCGCGGGCGACGGGCAGGTTTCGGTCGGCCAGACCGTGATGAAGGCCAATGCGCGCAAGGTCCGCTGGCTGGCCGGCGGTACGGTGATGGCAGGCTTCGCCGGTGCCACCGCCGACGCGCTGACCCTGTTCGAGCGGCTGGAAGGCAAGCTGGAGCAGTATCCCGGCCAGTTGACCCGCGCCTGTGTCGAGATGGCCAAGGATTGGCGCACCGACCGCTATCTGCGCCGGCTGGAAGCGATGATGGCGGTCGCCGACAAGAGCGTTAGCCTGGTGCTGACCGGCAACGGCGACGTGCTGGAGCCGGAGGACGGGTTGATCGGCATCGGCTCCGGCGGGTCCTATGCCCTGTCGGCGGCCCGCGCGCTGATCGACATCGACGGCATGGATGCGGAGGCGGTGGCGCGCAAGGCGATGAGGATCGCCGCCGGCATCTGCGTCTACACCAACGAGAACGTCACCCTGGAAAGGCTGTGA
- the hemJ gene encoding protoporphyrinogen oxidase HemJ, translating into MLYEWIKALHVISIIAWMAGLLYLPRLFVYHCDAPAGSDASERFKVMERRLLRAIMNPAMIAAYVFGIAMIVLTPEWLKQGWLHAKLLFVLLLTASHMMMARWRRDFAEDRNSRPQRFYRIANEVPTLLMIGIVIFVIVKPF; encoded by the coding sequence GTGCTGTATGAATGGATCAAGGCGCTGCACGTCATCAGCATCATCGCCTGGATGGCGGGGCTGCTCTACCTGCCGCGGCTGTTCGTCTACCATTGCGATGCGCCTGCCGGATCCGACGCCTCCGAACGCTTCAAGGTGATGGAGCGTCGCCTGCTGCGCGCCATCATGAACCCGGCGATGATCGCGGCGTACGTGTTCGGCATCGCCATGATCGTGCTGACGCCGGAATGGCTGAAGCAGGGCTGGCTGCATGCCAAGCTGCTGTTCGTGCTGCTGCTGACCGCCAGCCACATGATGATGGCCCGCTGGCGCCGCGACTTCGCCGAGGACCGCAACAGCCGGCCGCAGCGCTTCTACCGCATCGCCAACGAGGTGCCGACGCTGCTGATGATCGGCATCGTGATCTTCGTGATCGTGAAGCCCTTCTGA
- the hemE gene encoding uroporphyrinogen decarboxylase, with product MLAALAGEVRSRPPFWLMRQAGRYLPEYRELRAKAGSFLDLCYNPDFAVEVTLQPLRRYGMDAAILFSDILVVPHALGQPLAYLEGEGPKLDPVRNVEDLKRLSRDRFHETLAPVYETVRRLSTAIPEQTTLIGFAGAPWTIACYMVEGAGSKEYAHVKRWAYGDPAGFARLIDLIVEVTAEYLCRQIEAGAETVQLFDSWAGVLPIGEFRRWVIEPTRRIVALVKAKHPETPIIGFPRGAGHAYEDYVADAGVDAVGLDTTVSPLWAARTLQPRLPVQGNLDPIMLATGGKALANAASGILEALADRPFVFNLGHGVIQSTPPDHVAELSRLLLEWPNRG from the coding sequence ATGCTCGCCGCTTTGGCGGGAGAGGTGCGGTCACGTCCGCCCTTCTGGCTGATGCGTCAGGCCGGACGCTATCTGCCGGAGTACCGGGAACTGCGGGCCAAGGCGGGCAGCTTCCTCGACCTCTGCTACAATCCCGACTTCGCGGTCGAGGTGACCCTGCAGCCGCTGCGCCGCTATGGCATGGATGCGGCGATCCTGTTCTCAGACATCCTGGTGGTGCCGCATGCGCTGGGCCAGCCCTTGGCCTATCTGGAAGGGGAGGGGCCGAAGCTGGATCCGGTCCGCAATGTCGAGGACCTCAAGCGTCTGTCGCGCGACCGCTTCCATGAGACGCTGGCGCCGGTCTATGAGACGGTGCGCCGGCTCTCCACCGCGATTCCGGAGCAAACGACGCTGATCGGCTTTGCAGGGGCTCCCTGGACCATCGCCTGCTACATGGTCGAAGGGGCCGGGTCCAAGGAGTATGCGCATGTCAAGCGCTGGGCCTATGGCGACCCGGCGGGCTTCGCCCGGCTGATCGACCTGATCGTCGAGGTGACCGCCGAGTATCTCTGCCGCCAGATCGAGGCGGGGGCAGAGACTGTGCAACTGTTCGACAGCTGGGCCGGCGTGCTGCCGATCGGAGAGTTCCGGCGCTGGGTGATCGAGCCGACGCGGCGGATCGTCGCACTGGTCAAGGCGAAGCATCCGGAGACGCCGATCATCGGCTTCCCGCGCGGTGCCGGCCATGCCTATGAGGATTACGTCGCCGACGCCGGGGTGGACGCCGTCGGCCTCGACACCACCGTCTCGCCGCTCTGGGCGGCCCGGACGCTGCAACCCCGGCTGCCGGTGCAGGGCAACCTCGATCCGATCATGCTGGCCACCGGTGGCAAGGCCCTGGCCAATGCGGCCAGCGGCATCCTGGAGGCGTTGGCCGACCGGCCCTTCGTGTTCAACCTGGGCCATGGCGTCATCCAGTCGACGCCACCCGACCATGTGGCCGAGCTGAGCCGGCTGCTGCTGGAATGGCCGAACCGCGGCTGA
- the hslU gene encoding ATP-dependent protease ATPase subunit HslU, giving the protein MTSQNAAQTASVSAETAAFSPREIVSELDRYIVGQNEAKRAVAIALRNRWRRQQLPEALREEVLPKNILMIGPTGVGKTEIARRLAKLAQAPFLKVEATKFTEVGYVGRDVEQIVRDLVEAAIGLTRERLRKEVAAKAELRAEERVLDALCGDSASAETRAKFRKMLREGTLNDKEIEVQVADTGAPAGMPTFDIPGMPGAQMGMLNLNDMFGKMMGGRTKTRRMTVAESHDVLMAEESDKLLDQEKVVSEAIRAVEQNGIVFLDEIDKISARSDARGADVSREGVQRDLLPLIEGTTVSTKHGPVKTDHVLFIASGAFHVAKPSDLLPELQGRLPIRVELKALSQDDFRRILTEPEASLIRQYKALMKTEEVDLVFTDDSIDELARLAAEINGSVENIGARRLHTVLERLLEEISFAASDRAGETITIDAALVRERVGGLAKNADLSKFIL; this is encoded by the coding sequence ATGACGAGCCAGAACGCCGCCCAAACCGCCTCCGTCTCCGCCGAAACCGCCGCCTTCAGCCCGCGCGAGATCGTCTCCGAACTCGACCGTTACATCGTCGGCCAGAATGAGGCCAAGCGCGCGGTCGCCATCGCGCTGCGCAACCGCTGGCGTCGGCAGCAGCTGCCCGAAGCGCTGCGTGAGGAGGTCCTGCCGAAGAACATCCTGATGATCGGCCCGACCGGCGTCGGGAAGACCGAGATCGCCCGCCGTCTCGCCAAGCTGGCCCAGGCCCCGTTCCTGAAGGTCGAGGCGACCAAGTTCACCGAGGTCGGCTATGTCGGCCGCGACGTCGAGCAGATCGTCCGCGATCTGGTGGAGGCGGCCATCGGCCTGACCCGCGAGCGGCTGCGCAAGGAGGTCGCCGCCAAGGCGGAGCTGCGGGCGGAAGAGCGCGTGCTCGACGCGCTGTGCGGCGACAGCGCCAGTGCGGAGACGCGGGCCAAGTTCCGCAAGATGCTGCGCGAGGGCACGCTGAACGACAAGGAGATCGAGGTCCAGGTCGCCGACACCGGCGCCCCGGCCGGCATGCCGACCTTCGACATCCCCGGCATGCCCGGCGCCCAGATGGGCATGCTGAACCTGAACGACATGTTCGGGAAGATGATGGGCGGCCGCACCAAGACCCGCCGCATGACCGTGGCCGAAAGCCACGACGTGCTGATGGCGGAGGAGTCCGACAAGCTGCTGGATCAGGAAAAGGTGGTGTCGGAGGCGATCCGCGCCGTCGAGCAGAACGGCATCGTCTTCCTCGACGAGATCGACAAGATCTCCGCCCGGTCCGACGCGCGCGGCGCCGACGTCAGCCGCGAAGGCGTGCAGCGCGACCTGCTGCCGCTGATCGAGGGCACCACCGTGTCGACCAAGCACGGGCCGGTGAAGACCGACCATGTCCTGTTCATCGCGTCAGGCGCCTTCCATGTCGCCAAGCCGTCCGACCTGCTGCCCGAACTGCAGGGCCGGTTGCCCATCCGCGTCGAATTGAAGGCGCTGAGCCAGGACGATTTCCGGCGCATCCTGACCGAACCGGAAGCCAGCCTGATTCGCCAGTACAAGGCGCTGATGAAGACGGAGGAGGTCGATCTGGTCTTCACCGACGACAGCATCGACGAGCTGGCCCGGCTCGCCGCCGAGATCAACGGCTCGGTCGAGAACATCGGCGCGCGCCGCCTGCACACCGTGCTGGAACGCCTGCTGGAGGAGATCAGCTTCGCTGCCAGCGACCGCGCCGGCGAGACGATCACCATCGACGCCGCCCTGGTCCGCGAGCGGGTCGGCGGTCTGGCGAAGAACGCCGACCTGTCGAAGTTCATCCTGTAA
- a CDS encoding pyruvate, water dikinase regulatory protein, whose amino-acid sequence MKEFHLHLVSDATGETINSVARACVIQFDDVRPIEHFWNLVRTDRQLDLVLEGIRDNHGLVMFTLVDETLRRRLQDFCREMQVPCIPVLDPLINALAAFLGVESQRQPGRQHVLDAEYFSRIDAVDFALSHDDGQSNWDLHEADVVLIGVSRSSKTPTCIYLANRGIKAANIPLVPGSPLPAEVDLLTRPLIVGLTKDPDRLVQIRRNRLKLLNQGEGSSYADPELVRSEVQEARRLFSRRGWPVIDVSRRSIEETAAEIMMLLARRQSGSFSPEGKKT is encoded by the coding sequence ATGAAAGAGTTCCACCTACATCTCGTGTCCGATGCGACGGGCGAGACCATCAACAGCGTGGCGCGCGCCTGCGTCATCCAGTTCGACGACGTGCGGCCGATCGAACATTTCTGGAATCTGGTGCGGACCGACCGCCAGCTCGACCTCGTGCTGGAGGGGATCCGGGACAACCACGGGCTGGTGATGTTCACCCTGGTGGACGAGACGCTGCGCCGCCGGTTGCAGGATTTCTGCCGTGAGATGCAGGTGCCCTGCATCCCCGTGCTCGATCCGCTGATCAACGCGCTCGCCGCCTTCCTCGGCGTCGAATCCCAGCGCCAGCCCGGCCGCCAGCATGTGCTGGACGCCGAATATTTCAGCCGCATCGATGCGGTCGATTTCGCCCTGTCGCATGACGACGGGCAGTCGAACTGGGACCTGCACGAGGCCGACGTGGTGCTGATCGGCGTGTCGCGCAGTTCGAAGACGCCGACCTGCATCTATCTGGCCAACCGCGGCATCAAGGCGGCCAACATCCCGCTGGTGCCCGGCAGCCCGTTGCCGGCGGAGGTCGATCTGCTGACCCGGCCGCTGATCGTTGGGCTGACCAAGGACCCCGACCGGCTGGTGCAGATCCGCCGCAACCGGCTGAAGCTGCTGAATCAGGGCGAGGGCTCCAGCTATGCCGATCCCGAGCTGGTGCGGTCGGAGGTGCAGGAGGCGCGCCGCCTGTTCAGCCGGCGCGGCTGGCCGGTGATCGACGTCTCCCGCCGGTCCATCGAGGAGACGGCGGCCGAGATCATGATGCTGCTGGCCCGCCGTCAGAGCGGCAGCTTCAGCCCGGAAGGAAAGAAGACGTGA
- the hisB gene encoding imidazoleglycerol-phosphate dehydratase HisB has translation MDQTPINGGRRASIERNTTETRIQVALDLDGTGVYDVKTGIGFLDHMLEQLSRHSLMDLTVRADGDLHIDYHHTTEDSGIAIGMAVAKALGDRKGIQRYGHSYIPMDETLTRVALDFSNRPYLIWKVAFTRDKIGDFDTELFREWFQAFAMAAGVTLHVENLYGENNHHIVESCYKALARALRAGVEIDPRKRDAVPSTKGTLGGSL, from the coding sequence ATGGACCAGACCCCCATCAACGGCGGCCGCCGCGCCTCGATCGAGCGGAACACGACCGAAACCCGGATCCAGGTTGCACTGGACCTGGACGGCACCGGCGTCTACGACGTCAAGACGGGGATCGGCTTCCTCGACCACATGCTGGAGCAGCTGTCGCGCCACAGCCTGATGGACCTGACGGTCCGGGCCGACGGCGACCTGCACATCGATTACCACCACACGACCGAGGATAGCGGGATCGCCATCGGCATGGCGGTGGCGAAGGCGCTTGGCGACCGCAAGGGCATCCAGCGCTACGGCCATTCCTACATCCCGATGGACGAGACGCTGACCCGGGTGGCGCTGGACTTTTCCAACCGGCCCTACCTGATCTGGAAGGTGGCCTTCACCCGCGACAAGATCGGCGATTTCGACACCGAGCTGTTCCGCGAATGGTTCCAGGCCTTCGCCATGGCCGCCGGCGTGACCCTGCACGTCGAGAATCTCTATGGCGAGAACAACCACCACATCGTGGAAAGCTGCTACAAGGCGCTTGCCCGCGCGCTGCGCGCCGGGGTGGAGATCGACCCGCGCAAGCGCGATGCGGTGCCCTCCACCAAGGGCACGCTCGGCGGATCGCTCTGA
- the mltA gene encoding murein transglycosylase A, with the protein MRSLRRPRTGFGATVLLGAVALLFSACAPREEPKPPPDALTLAPLSFADLPGWTADPVAQAVPALARSCARFKTLPADRTVGPGGMAGRIADWQSPCARLADLPPGDDAAARSFFETHFSPYAAGNNGTREGLFTGYYEAELEGSRRPDPAYPVPLYRRPPDLVMVDLGEFAERWKGERTAGRVVDGRLKPYEDRAAIVGGALAGKGLELLWVKDPIAAFFLQIQGSGRVRLAGGSEMRVGYAGQNGHKYVAIGKELIDRGALKREEVSLQTIRAWLLANPDQAAAVMNVNPSYVFFQPLTGDGPNGAQGVALTPGRSLAVDSKFMPYGVPVWLDAEDPLDGRQRLRRLLVAQDTGGAIRGPVRGDVFWGHGPQAEQAAGVMKSRGSYVLLLPKSVKVAAAGG; encoded by the coding sequence ATGCGGTCTCTCCGCCGTCCCCGTACCGGCTTCGGCGCCACCGTCCTGCTTGGGGCGGTGGCGTTGCTGTTTTCGGCCTGCGCCCCGCGGGAAGAGCCCAAACCGCCCCCCGACGCGCTGACGCTGGCGCCGCTGTCCTTCGCCGACCTGCCGGGCTGGACCGCCGACCCGGTCGCCCAGGCGGTGCCGGCGCTCGCCCGGTCCTGTGCCCGCTTCAAGACCCTGCCGGCCGACCGGACGGTCGGGCCGGGCGGGATGGCTGGCCGGATCGCCGATTGGCAGAGTCCCTGCGCCCGGCTGGCGGATCTGCCGCCGGGTGACGATGCCGCCGCCCGCAGCTTCTTCGAGACGCATTTCAGCCCCTATGCCGCCGGCAACAACGGCACGCGCGAGGGCCTGTTCACCGGCTATTACGAAGCCGAGCTGGAGGGCAGCCGCCGGCCGGATCCGGCCTACCCGGTGCCGCTCTACCGCCGGCCGCCCGATCTGGTGATGGTCGATCTCGGCGAGTTCGCCGAGCGCTGGAAGGGCGAACGCACCGCCGGCCGCGTGGTCGACGGGCGTCTGAAACCCTATGAGGATCGCGCCGCCATCGTCGGTGGCGCCCTTGCCGGCAAGGGGCTGGAACTGCTCTGGGTCAAGGACCCCATCGCCGCCTTCTTCCTGCAAATCCAGGGATCGGGCCGGGTCCGGCTCGCCGGAGGTAGCGAGATGCGGGTCGGCTACGCCGGCCAGAACGGCCACAAATACGTCGCCATCGGCAAGGAGCTGATTGACCGCGGCGCGCTGAAGCGGGAGGAGGTCTCGTTGCAGACCATCCGCGCCTGGCTGCTGGCCAATCCCGATCAGGCGGCGGCGGTGATGAACGTCAACCCGTCCTATGTCTTCTTCCAGCCGCTGACCGGCGACGGCCCGAACGGTGCCCAGGGCGTTGCGCTGACGCCGGGCCGTAGCCTGGCGGTGGACTCCAAGTTCATGCCCTATGGCGTGCCGGTCTGGTTGGATGCCGAGGATCCGCTGGATGGCAGGCAGCGGCTGCGCCGCCTGTTGGTCGCCCAGGATACCGGCGGTGCAATCCGCGGTCCGGTGCGCGGCGATGTCTTCTGGGGGCACGGCCCGCAGGCGGAACAGGCGGCAGGCGTCATGAAGAGCCGCGGGAGCTATGTGCTGCTGTTGCCGAAATCGGTGAAGGTGGCTGCCGCGGGCGGGTAG
- the hemH gene encoding ferrochelatase produces the protein MTQLSPQPSAAAATADRPRRVAVVLFNLGGPDAPEAVRPFLFNLFNDPAIIRLPNPFRFLIASLISGRRAKPAAAIYAQIGGKSPLLENTEAQAAALEAALETSSAPDPVADPAPDPAAGGTDAKVFVAMRYWHPMSAETAARVKAYDPDLVVLLPLYPQFSTTTTASSAKAWAEAAQTVGLTAPTRLLCCYPTQAGFIDATADLIRPLYEAAKAHGTPRVLFSAHGLPKKVVASGDPYQWQCERTAESIAAALDIDHLDWINCYQSRVGPMEWIGPSTDAEIRRAGQEGVPILVVPMAFVSEHSETLVEIEIEYRHLAKEAGVPHFTRVPTVGVHPGFIDGLARLVRQTVAGKAAICAHNGDRICPSGFSGCPQARR, from the coding sequence ATGACCCAGCTCTCCCCCCAGCCTTCCGCCGCTGCCGCCACCGCCGACCGGCCGCGGCGTGTCGCCGTCGTGCTGTTCAACCTCGGCGGCCCCGACGCGCCCGAAGCGGTGCGGCCCTTCCTGTTCAACCTGTTCAACGATCCGGCCATCATCCGGCTGCCGAACCCGTTCCGTTTCCTGATCGCCAGCCTGATCAGCGGACGGCGGGCAAAGCCGGCGGCGGCGATCTATGCCCAGATCGGCGGCAAGTCGCCGCTGCTGGAGAACACGGAGGCGCAGGCGGCAGCCCTGGAGGCGGCCCTGGAGACATCGTCGGCGCCAGATCCGGTAGCGGATCCGGCACCAGATCCGGCGGCCGGCGGGACCGACGCCAAGGTCTTCGTCGCCATGCGCTACTGGCACCCGATGAGCGCAGAGACGGCTGCCCGGGTGAAGGCCTACGACCCGGATCTGGTCGTGCTGCTGCCGCTCTACCCGCAATTCTCCACCACCACGACGGCCTCCAGCGCCAAGGCGTGGGCCGAGGCGGCGCAGACCGTCGGATTGACGGCGCCGACCCGGCTGCTCTGCTGCTACCCGACCCAGGCCGGCTTCATCGACGCGACGGCGGATCTGATCCGCCCGCTGTACGAGGCCGCCAAGGCCCATGGTACCCCGCGCGTCCTGTTCTCCGCCCACGGGCTGCCGAAAAAGGTGGTGGCTTCCGGCGACCCCTATCAGTGGCAGTGCGAGCGGACGGCGGAATCGATCGCCGCGGCGCTGGACATCGACCATCTCGATTGGATCAACTGCTACCAGAGCCGTGTCGGCCCGATGGAATGGATCGGCCCCAGCACCGACGCCGAGATCCGCCGGGCCGGACAGGAGGGCGTGCCGATCCTGGTGGTGCCGATGGCGTTCGTGTCGGAGCATTCCGAGACGCTGGTGGAGATCGAGATCGAATACCGCCACCTCGCCAAGGAGGCAGGGGTTCCCCATTTCACCCGTGTACCGACGGTCGGGGTGCATCCCGGCTTCATCGACGGGCTGGCCCGGCTGGTGCGGCAGACCGTCGCGGGCAAGGCGGCGATCTGCGCCCATAACGGCGACCGGATCTGCCCGTCCGGCTTCTCCGGCTGCCCGCAGGCGCGGCGCTGA
- the secB gene encoding protein-export chaperone SecB: MSDQMSNGAEQQQASSLPMHVLAQYVKDLSFENPNAPQSLLPNQPQPQVNIGVDVQGQKVGDDIYELTLNLRCEARQGEAVAFLVELAYGALFQFPGLPEEHHRPVLMIEGARMIFPFARAIVSSATREGGFPPLMINPIDFAELYHRQSAQPAQGEQQPPF, encoded by the coding sequence ATGTCCGATCAGATGAGCAACGGCGCCGAGCAGCAACAGGCGTCCTCGCTGCCGATGCATGTCCTCGCGCAGTATGTGAAGGACCTCTCGTTCGAGAACCCCAACGCCCCGCAGAGCCTGCTGCCCAACCAGCCGCAGCCGCAGGTGAACATCGGCGTCGACGTCCAGGGCCAGAAGGTCGGCGACGACATCTACGAGCTGACCCTGAACCTGCGCTGCGAAGCCCGCCAGGGCGAGGCCGTGGCCTTCCTGGTCGAGCTGGCCTATGGCGCGCTGTTCCAGTTCCCCGGCCTGCCGGAAGAGCATCACCGCCCGGTCCTGATGATCGAAGGCGCCCGGATGATCTTCCCGTTCGCCCGCGCCATCGTCTCCAGCGCGACCCGCGAAGGCGGCTTCCCGCCGCTGATGATCAACCCCATCGACTTCGCCGAGCTGTATCACCGCCAGTCGGCCCAGCCGGCCCAGGGCGAGCAGCAGCCCCCGTTCTGA
- a CDS encoding Tim44/TimA family putative adaptor protein encodes MGDGFVFIEIVIFAMIAAFLVYRLRSVLGRRTGEERQRSNPFTAAPPAKPDNVVPLPERNRPRPDAAPASDEPLSLAASIDQIRAADPSFDEKHFLEGAKAAFAMIVDAFARGDTATLRPLLADDVYDGFARVIRDRQAAGEQHEARIEFVREAEVVEAKLDASHTALVTVRLVTDQVNVVRDRDGAVIDGDPKALVENVDVWTFARNTRSRDPNWSLAEVRQVQ; translated from the coding sequence ATGGGAGACGGGTTCGTGTTCATCGAGATCGTGATCTTCGCGATGATCGCGGCCTTCCTCGTTTATCGGCTGCGCAGCGTCCTCGGCCGCCGGACGGGGGAGGAGCGGCAGCGTTCCAACCCCTTCACCGCGGCCCCGCCGGCGAAGCCCGACAATGTCGTGCCGTTGCCCGAGCGCAACCGGCCGCGACCCGATGCCGCACCGGCGTCGGACGAACCGCTGTCGCTGGCCGCCTCGATCGACCAGATCCGCGCCGCCGACCCGAGCTTCGACGAGAAGCATTTCCTGGAAGGTGCCAAGGCCGCCTTCGCGATGATCGTCGATGCCTTCGCCCGCGGCGACACCGCGACGCTGCGTCCGCTGCTGGCCGACGACGTCTATGACGGCTTCGCCCGCGTCATCCGCGATCGGCAGGCCGCCGGCGAGCAGCACGAGGCCCGCATCGAGTTCGTCCGCGAGGCCGAGGTGGTCGAAGCGAAGCTGGACGCCAGCCATACCGCACTGGTCACCGTCCGTCTGGTCACCGATCAGGTCAATGTGGTGCGCGACCGCGACGGCGCCGTCATCGACGGCGATCCCAAGGCGCTGGTCGAGAATGTCGATGTCTGGACCTTCGCCCGCAACACCCGCTCGCGCGATCCGAACTGGTCGCTGGCCGAGGTGCGGCAGGTCCAGTAA
- the rho gene encoding transcription termination factor Rho, translating to MHLQELKCKSPAELLAFAEELQIENASTLRKQDMMFAILKQLAENDIPIFGDGVLEVLQDGFGFLRSPESNYLPGPDDIYVSPSQVRRFGLRTGDTVEGQIRSPKEGERYFALLKVNTINFDSPDKVRHRINFDNLTPLYPEERIRMEVEDPTKKNLTGRIVDLVAPLGKGQRGLIVAPPRTGKTVMLQNIAHSVATNHPEAYLIVLLIDERPEEVTDMARSVRGEVISSTFDEPATRHVQVAEMVIEKAKRLVEHKRDVVILLDSITRLARAYNTVVPSSGKVLTGGVDANALQRPKRFFGAARNVEEGGSLTIIATALIDTGSRMDEVIFEEFKGTGNSEIVLDRKLSDKRTFPAIDISKSGTRKEELLVDKGTMSKMWILRRILMPMGVTDAVDFLVDKLKHTKSNNEFFESMNQ from the coding sequence ATGCATCTCCAAGAGCTGAAGTGCAAAAGCCCCGCCGAACTGCTGGCGTTCGCGGAGGAGCTGCAGATCGAGAACGCGAGCACGCTGCGCAAGCAGGACATGATGTTCGCGATCCTCAAGCAGCTGGCCGAGAACGACATTCCGATCTTCGGCGACGGCGTGCTGGAGGTGCTGCAGGACGGGTTCGGCTTCCTGCGCTCGCCGGAGTCCAATTACCTGCCGGGTCCCGACGACATCTATGTCAGCCCGAGCCAGGTGCGCCGCTTCGGCCTGCGCACCGGCGACACGGTGGAAGGGCAGATCCGCTCGCCCAAGGAGGGTGAACGCTACTTTGCCCTGCTGAAGGTCAACACGATCAACTTCGACTCGCCCGACAAGGTCCGTCACCGCATCAACTTCGACAACCTGACGCCGCTCTATCCGGAAGAACGCATCCGGATGGAGGTCGAGGATCCGACCAAGAAGAACCTGACCGGCCGCATCGTCGACCTGGTGGCGCCGCTGGGCAAGGGGCAGCGCGGGCTGATCGTGGCGCCGCCGCGCACCGGCAAGACGGTGATGCTGCAGAACATCGCCCACTCGGTCGCCACCAACCATCCCGAAGCCTACCTGATCGTCCTCCTCATCGACGAGCGTCCGGAAGAAGTGACGGACATGGCCCGCTCGGTCCGCGGCGAGGTCATCAGCTCCACCTTCGACGAGCCCGCGACCCGCCATGTCCAGGTCGCCGAGATGGTGATCGAGAAGGCCAAGCGGCTGGTCGAGCACAAGCGCGACGTCGTGATCCTGCTGGACAGCATCACCCGTCTGGCCCGCGCCTACAACACCGTGGTGCCGAGCTCAGGCAAGGTGCTGACCGGCGGTGTCGACGCCAACGCGCTGCAGCGGCCCAAGCGCTTCTTCGGCGCCGCGCGCAACGTGGAGGAGGGCGGTTCGCTCACCATCATCGCCACCGCGCTGATCGACACCGGCAGCCGCATGGACGAGGTGATCTTCGAAGAGTTCAAGGGCACCGGCAACTCGGAAATCGTGCTGGACCGCAAGCTCTCCGACAAGCGCACCTTCCCGGCCATCGACATCTCCAAGTCGGGCACCCGCAAGGAAGAGCTGCTGGTCGACAAGGGCACCATGTCGAAAATGTGGATCCTGCGCCGTATCCTGATGCCGATGGGCGTGACCGATGCGGTCGACTTCCTGGTCGACAAGCTGAAGCACACCAAGTCGAACAACGAGTTCTTTGAAAGCATGAACCAGTAG
- a CDS encoding FxsA family protein produces MNPLLLILLLPILEIVGFIQVGDWLGAGPTIGLLALSVVVGVLLVRHQGLASLTRAQAAAARGEAPIGTVLDGFCAVLAGILLIIPGFLTDLLGLALLIRPLRRGIGRWLLRRLGAGLPVFTAGQTGFGSGGFGGAAPGGFGADDPRHATRNTAPNTAGDPFRPPPSVIDGDYRDVTTEDGRRDAGAPTNAPADARPDTDRDAPRLTDSQWGKPRPDERR; encoded by the coding sequence ATGAATCCCCTGCTGTTGATCCTCCTTCTGCCGATCCTGGAGATCGTCGGATTCATCCAGGTCGGCGACTGGCTCGGCGCCGGCCCGACCATCGGGCTGCTGGCGCTGTCGGTGGTGGTCGGCGTGCTGCTGGTCCGCCATCAGGGGTTGGCGTCGCTGACCCGGGCGCAGGCCGCCGCGGCGCGGGGCGAGGCACCGATCGGCACGGTGCTGGACGGCTTCTGTGCCGTGCTGGCCGGCATCCTGCTGATCATTCCCGGATTCCTCACCGATCTGCTGGGACTTGCCTTGCTGATCCGCCCGTTGCGCCGCGGCATCGGCCGCTGGCTGCTGCGCCGGCTGGGTGCCGGACTACCGGTGTTCACCGCCGGGCAGACCGGGTTCGGCAGCGGTGGGTTCGGCGGCGCGGCGCCCGGTGGGTTCGGTGCCGACGATCCCCGCCACGCCACCCGCAACACCGCCCCCAACACTGCCGGCGATCCCTTCCGCCCGCCCCCCAGTGTGATCGACGGCGATTATCGCGACGTGACCACGGAGGACGGACGGCGCGATGCCGGCGCCCCGACGAATGCCCCTGCCGATGCCCGTCCCGATACCGACCGCGACGCGCCCCGGCTGACCGATTCCCAATGGGGGAAGCCCCGCCCGGATGAGCGGCGCTGA